One window from the genome of Rhinolophus ferrumequinum isolate MPI-CBG mRhiFer1 chromosome 22, mRhiFer1_v1.p, whole genome shotgun sequence encodes:
- the LOC117015341 gene encoding histone H4, with amino-acid sequence MSGRGKGGKGLGKGGAKRHRKVLRDNIQGITKPAIRRLARRGGVKRISGLIYEETRGVLKVFLENVIRDAVTYTEHAKRKTVTAMDVVYALKRQGRTLYGFGG; translated from the coding sequence ATGTCTGGTCGTGGTAAAGGTGGCAAAGGCCTCGGAAAAGGCGGCGCTAAGCGCCACCGCAAGGTTCTGCGTGACAACATCCAGGGCATCACCAAGCCCGCCATTCGTCGCCTGGCCCGGCGGGGCGGCGTAAAGCGAATCTCGGGGCTCATTTACGAGGAGACTCGCGGGGTGCTGAAGGTTTTTCTGGAGAACGTGATCCGGGACGCTGTCACCTACACGGAGCACGCCAAGCGCAAGACGGTCACCGCCATGGACGTGGTCTACGCGCTCAAGCGCCAGGGCCGTACTCTGTACGGTTTCGGGGGCTGA